From a region of the Megalops cyprinoides isolate fMegCyp1 chromosome 13, fMegCyp1.pri, whole genome shotgun sequence genome:
- the LOC118788444 gene encoding relaxin-3 receptor 1-like, whose amino-acid sequence MGEILEHGGSGALNRSLVVQDRFSRLDDIDVTADGSPALRFMISFVYSVVCAVGLVGNLLVFFFVKVRQGRKKSTINFFILNLAVTDFQFVLTLPFWAVDTALDFSWPFGDAMCKIILSVTVMNMYASVFFLTAMSITRYWSVASALKNRTRQTYCSVKWVSAVLWVSATVATAPTSIFSTVTNVAGEKLCLLKFPDGQYWLAVYHLQKILVAFVLPMLTVSVCYLLLLRFIRKRSMNKNSKRRSRVTKSVTIVVLSFFLCWMPNHAITFWGVLVKFNAVYWDQTYYMVHTFVFPVTVCLAHANSCLNPVIYCLMRKEFRKKMKDLFFWI is encoded by the coding sequence atgggGGAGATTCTGGAACACGGCGGCAGCGGCGCGTTAAACAGATCTCTCGTGGTTCAAGACAGATTCAGCCGTCTGGATGACATAGATGTGACGGCGGACGGCAGCCCGGCTCTCAGATTCATGATCTCCTTTGTGTATTCCGTAGTGTGCGCTGTGGGCTTAGTGGGGAATCTGCTGGTGTTTTTCTTCGTTAAAGTGAGACAAGGGAGAAAGAAATCCACCATAAACTTCTTCATTCTCAACCTGGCTGTGACAGACTTCCAGTTTGTGTTGACTCTCCCTTTCTGGGCGGTGGACACCGCTCTGGACTTCAGCTGGCCGTTTGGAGATGCGATGTGCAAGATCATTCTCTCCGTGACTGTGATGAACATGTACGCCAGCGTGTTCTTTCTCACGGCCATGAGCATCACGCGCTACTGGTCTGTCGCCTCAGCTCTGAAGAACCGAACCCGTCAGACTTACTGCTCGGTGAAATGGGTGAGCGCGGTGCTGTGGGTCTCAGCCACTGTGGCCACCGCACCGACATCGATCTTCTCCACGGTGACAAACGTGGCCGGGGAAAAGTTGTGTCTGCTGAAGTTCCCTGATGGACAATATTGGCTCGCTGTTTATCACCTTCAGAAAATCCTGGTCGCCTTTGTTTTACCCATGTTAACAGTTTCAGTCTGTTATTTGTTACTTCTTCGCTTCATCCGCAAGCGGAGCATGAATAAGAACTCCAAGCGGAGGTCTAGAGTTACCAAATCCGTCACCATCGTGGTTCTTTCGTTTTTTCTCTGCTGGATGCCGAACCACGCCATCACATTCTGGGGTGTCCTGGTTAAGTTCAATGCGGTCTACTGGGATCAGACATACTACATGGTTCACACCTTCGTTTTTcctgtgactgtctgtcttGCTCATGCCAACAGCTGCTTAAACCCAGTTATCTACTGTCTTATGAGGAAGGAATTCAGGAAAAAGATGAAAGATTTGTTCTTCTGGATCTAG